In Pseudomonas grandcourensis, the DNA window TTGCTTTTGGCTGATGGCGCGCGGCGGTGATGGCTCAAGGGGTTCCTCAGGCTGCACCGGCGGGAGCGGCGTCGCGACCGGTGCTTCCTTACCGGCCTGCTCAAGCAGCTGCTTGGCAGCATTGAACACCTGCAGGCAGGAGCCGCAACGAACTACCCCGCGAGCCACGCTCAACTGGGCATGGCTGACGCGGAAGCTGGTTTGGCAATGCGGGCACTGGGTGACGAAGCTGTCGGTCATGCGGCGATCCGGATTATGCAGACGCTCATTCTAGCGCCGACGGCCAGTGATGCGCACCCAGCCATCGCGATTGGCGATCGGGTCCAGATCAAAGTCCTTGGCGTAGGCGGCAGCGACTTCATCACCCTGTTCGGCGAGGATGCCCGACAGCGCGAGGCGACCACCCGGCTTGACCAGGCTGGACAACTGCGGTGCCAGGGAAACCAGCGGGCCGGCGAGAATGTTGGCCACCAGCACGTCGGCCTGGACCTGCGGCAGGTCTTGCGGCAGATACAGTGGGAACAGCTCATCGGCGATACCGTTGCGCCCGGCGTTGTCGCGGGAGGCTTCCAGCGCCTGCACGTCGATATCGGTGCCCACGGCTTCCTTGGCTCCCAGCAACAGCGCGGCAATTGCCAGAATCCCCGAGCCGCAACCGAAGTCCAGCACGTTGCAGCCTTTCAGATCCTGACCGTCAAGCCATTCCAGGCACAGCGCGGTGGTCGGGTGGGTGCCGGTGCCGAACGCCAGGCCCGGGTCCAGCAGCAGATTCACGGCATCCGGTTCCGGTGCGGCGTGCCAGCTCGGCACG includes these proteins:
- the prmA gene encoding 50S ribosomal protein L11 methyltransferase → MPWLQVRLAISPEQAETYEDAFLEVGAVSVTFMDAEDQPIFEPELNTTPLWSHTHLLALFEGGTEPGPVLAHLELLTGSPLPEHHSEVIEDQDWERSWMDGFQPMQFGQRLWIVPSWHAAPEPDAVNLLLDPGLAFGTGTHPTTALCLEWLDGQDLKGCNVLDFGCGSGILAIAALLLGAKEAVGTDIDVQALEASRDNAGRNGIADELFPLYLPQDLPQVQADVLVANILAGPLVSLAPQLSSLVKPGGRLALSGILAEQGDEVAAAYAKDFDLDPIANRDGWVRITGRRR